GGTTGGCCTCGGCGGTGACTTCTTCGGGCGCGATCTCCAGCGCCTCGGCGATGTCGGCGCGCATCTTCTCCTGCGTGAGGCTCATGCGGTCTTTTCCTTTTCCAGGTATTTCTCTTTCAGCGCGGCGCGCAGTGCCTTGCGGCTGACCTTGCCGACGGCGGTGGTCTCGAAGGCGGGGACAAAGACGATCTGGTCCGGCACCTTGAACTCGGCGATGCCGCGGCCACGGACGAAGGCCTTCAGATCCTTCGACTGCACCTCTTCGCCCTCAGCCCGCACCACGAAGGCGCAGGTCTTCTCGCCGAGGAAGCGGTCGGGCACCGAGACCACGGCGGCGTCGAAGACGCCCTCGTGCGCGATCAGGTGGTCCTCGACCTCCTCGGCCGAGATCTTCTCGCCCGCGCGGTTGATGTGGTCGCCCGCCCTGCCGCGCACCTCGAGGTAGCCGCCGGGCAGGCGGCGCACCACGTCGCCGGTGCGGTAGAAGCCGTCCGGGGTGAAGCTGCGAGCGTTGGCCGAGGGCTCCTCGTGGTAGCCGTGGATCGTGTAGGGCCCGCGGGTGTAGAGGTTGCCGGGCGCGCCCTCGGGCACGGGAATGCCGTCGTCATCGAGCACCAGCACCTCGTCGTCGGGGCTGATCGGGCGGCCCTGCGTGGTGATGATGATCTCCTCGGGGTCGTCGAGGCGGGTGTAGTTGACCAGCCCCTCGGCCATGCCGAAGACCTGCTGCAGCGTGCAGCCGAGCACCGGGCGGACCTTCGCCGCCGCCTCGGGGATGAACTTCGCGCCGCCGACGCCCAGCACCTGCAGGCTCGAGAGGTCGTGCTTGCTGCGCGGCGCGGCCTGCATCCAGAGCAGCGCCAGCGGTGGCACGAGGCCGGTGATCGTCACGCCATGCTCGGCAATGAGGCGGAAGGCGACCTCGGGCTGCGGATTCGGGGCCATGACCACCGTGCCGCCCGCGTGCAGAGTGCCGAGGTAGCCGGGCGAGCTCATCGGGAAATTATGCGCGGCGGGCAGTGCGCAGAGATAGACGCTGTCCTTGGTGAGCCCGCAGATCTCGGCCGAGCCGCGCACGCTGTAGAGATAGTCGTCGTGGGTGCGGGGGATCAGCTTCGGCAGGCCGGTGGAGCCGCCGGAGATCTGCAGGAAGGCGACATCGCGCGGGTTGCGCGGGACCGGGGCGGTCAGCCCCTCGCCCCCGAGGCTGTCGAAGGCGGTGAACTCCGCCGCCTCGCCCGCCACGATCACATGCGCGACGTCCGGCACCTCGGCCAGCACCCTGCGCGCCAGCGGCAGGTAATCGAAGCCGTCGTGCCGGTCGGCGACGACATAGGCGCGGGCGCCGGAACTCGCGGCAAGGTGCAGCACCTCGGTCTCGCGGTGGGCGGGCAGCGCATAGACCGGCACCAGCCCGGCGTAGAAGAGGCCGAAGACCACCACGAGGAACTCGGCGCGGTTCGGCAGCTGCACGAGGACGCGGGTGCCGGGCGCGAGCCCCAGCCCGGCAAACCCCTCGGCGGCGATGCGGGCGCGGCGGGCAAGCTCGGCGTAGCTCCAGCGCGCCTCGCCGGCGACAAGCGCGAGGCGCGGGCCGAAGTCGGCGTCGAGCCGGTCGAGCATCTGGCCGAAGGTTTCGCCCCGCCAGTAGCCCTTGTCTTCATAGCGCCGCGCGAAATCCTCGGGCCAGATCTGCTGGGGGATGCTCATGGTCACGTGCCTCCGACGGTTGCCTGACGCGCGCCGCGAGAGGTGGCGCTGCCGTTGCGCTACCAATCACTACAAAATCAGTCAACTTACAAGACCGTGTATTTCTGTCGGGATTCCCGGTGCCCCGCCTCAACGGCGGCTGAGGAACACCCCCAGCAGGATCAGCGCCACGCCCGCCAGCTGCATCGGCAGGCTCGCGTCGGCCCCGCGCAGCAGGTCGAGCGCCACGCTTGACAGCATCTGCCCGGCCACCAGCAGCCCGCCGGTCAGCGCCGCGCCGAGCCGGGGGATGAGCCAGCTGCCGCTCGCGACAAAGACCACGCCGATCGCGCCGCCGACCCAGGCGAACCACGGCGCCGTCGCCGCCTCGGCGGGCCAGAGGCTTCCGGCGATCAGCGCGCAGGGCACGAGCACGGCGAAGCCGACGAAATGGTTCCAGAACGAGGACTGCATCGGCGTCGTTGACAGGGCGAGCCGGCCGTTCAGCTGCCGCGACAGGGTGACCAGCATGCCCGAGAGCAGGCCGAGAAGGATGAGCCCGATCATTGCCCGGCTCCCCGCGCGAAGATGATGAGCAGCGTTCCCGCGATGATCGCCGCCAGCGCCATGAGGTCGTTCCGGCGCGGCAGCCGCCGCTCCATCCCCAGCGCGCCGAAGCAGTCGAAGAGCAGCGCCAGCACCACCTGCCCCGCGAGGCCGAGCGCCATGGTCCCGGTCAGCGCCAGCGAAGAATTCACCACCACCGTCGAGACGACCACGGTGAGCGCGCCGGAGATGCCGCCGAGATAGGCCCAGAGCGGCGCCCGCATCCTTTCGCCGGGACGCGCCGCCGGTGTCCGGAGCCGCAGCGCCAGCAATAGCACGACGGCCACCACCGAGCCCACGCCATGCGCGGTCAGCGAGGCGAAGATCGGCGTCGTGTGCGCCGCCATCATGCCGTTGCTCAGCAGCATCAGCGTCAGCAGCGCGCCAGCGCAGAGCGCCGCGCAGATCTCGAGCGGGTGCGGCGGGCGTACCCCGGGAGAGGAGGACGTTCGGGCGGCCATGGCGTATCCTGCAGGCTGGGGTCTTCGCGACCCTGCATAGCCATCCGGGGGACCATGCGTAAGCTCCCCGGGCCAGAAATTCCGCGCCTCATACCGTATTGATTTTGTCAGGTATTGAGCATCGCTTGCGTTCGTGACACATAGGGAAAGAATGGAGTCACATCTCCCGTTGCATGCCCGCCGCCGGACGACCGGCGGGCCAGCCACCTTAGCCCAAGTCAGGAGACCCAAGTTTTGCGTACTCTCCGCATGACACTGCCGCTTCTCTCGCTGCTGCCGCTGCCCCTCGCCGCCCAGGAGGCGGCCGAGTCCGGGACCCTCTCGCTGGAACTCAACACCACCAAAAGCGTCGAGTCCGGCTGCCAGCTGAGCTTTCTCATCCGCAATGGCCACGCCACCGACATCGACGCGGCGGTCTACGAGACCGTGCTGCTGAACACCGACGGCCAGGTCGACCGGCTGACGCTCTTCGATTTCGGCGCGCTGCCCGCGGGCCGCCCGCGCGTGCGGCAGTTCGTCGTTCCGGGCGTCGCCTGCGACGCGCTCGGACAAATTCTCATCAACGGCGCCAACCGCTGCGAGGCGGGCGGGGCCGAGTCGGACCTCTGCACCAAGGGGCTGGAACTGAAGTCGCGCGGCGACGTGGAGGTGATCGGATGATCGACATGATCCTGGACGGGCTGCGCCGCATTGCAGACCTCGGCGGGCCGGTGGTGCTGCTGCTGGTCGCCATCTCGCTGCTGACGCTGGCGGTGATCTTCTACAAGCTCTGGCAGTTCTCGGCCTCGGGCGTCGGCCGCCATGCCGCGCTGCGCGAGGCGGTGAACGCCTGGGATCGCGGCGACCGCACCGGCGCGCGCGAGGCGCTGAACCGCTCGCGCTCCTACCTGCGCCCGGTGATCGATATGGCCATGTCGGGCCAGACCGATCCGGCGCGGCTCGAGGCCGAGGCGGAGACCCGCTTTGCCCGGCTCGAGAAGGGCTTCCGACTGCTCGATTCCGTGTCGCAGCTGGCGCCGCTGCTGGGTCTCTTCGGCACGGTGCTGGGGATGATCTCGGCCTTCCAGTCGCTGCAGGACGCGGGCAGCCAGGTGGATCCGTCGATCCTCGCCGGTGGCATCTGGGTGGCGCTGCTGACCACCGCGGTCGGCCTTGTCGTCGCCATGCCCACCGCCGTCATCCTCAGCTGGTTCGAGGCGCGCATGGAATCCGAGCGCGTGCTCGCGGAACGCGCGGTGCACACGATCCTGTCGCCCACCGGCAGCGGTGCGGCACCGGCGCAGGCCGAGGGTGCCGCGCGCCATGCGTAAGATCCGCCGGCGGCGGAAGCTGTCGATGACCTCGCTCATCGACGTGATCTTCCTGCTGCTGCTCTTCTTCATGCTGACCTCGACCTTCACCCGCTTTGCCGAGGTGGAGCTGGCAGCCGCCGGATCCGGGGCCAAGGCTACGGACGCCCGGCCGCTGTTCCTGCAGCTCGCGCCCGAGTCCGTGCGGCTCAACGGCGCCGAGCTGACGCTCGAGGATCTGCCCGCGAAGCTGGCCGAGACCCGGGGCGAGGCCGCCGAGGGCGAGGCGCCGCAGCCGCTCATCGTGGCGCTGCGCGGCGAGGTCAGCGCGCAACGGCTGACGGATCTGCTGGTCGCCCTGCGCGGCGTCAGCGGCTTCCGCGCCACGGTTCTGGGAGCGTCGTGATGCGCCGCAGGAAACAGAAAACCGAGCGCGAGCCGACGATCGCGCTGATCAACATCGTCTTCCTGATGCTGGTCTTCTTCCTCGTCGCGGGCACCATCTCGCGCCCGCTCGACCCGGCGCTGAAGCTGGTGCACACCGCCGATCTCGAGGGCGCCGCCCCGGCCGACGCGCTGGTGGTCAACGCCGACGGCTCGATGAGCGTGCGCGGCCGGGCCATCGAGCGTCCCGAGGAATTCCTCGAGGCGCTCGGCCCCGAGGCGATGACCCTCGCGCGCATCGTGCCCGATCAGGATCTGCCCGCCGCGCGGCTGGTGGAGATCGGCCGCGCCCTGCGTGCCGCCGGGGCCGAGAAGGTGATGATCGTCACCGAAAGGGGGCTCGAATGATCGCATCTTCCCGCAAGGTGAAGCTGGCCGCCGCGGTGCTGGCGCTGTCGGCGCATGGCGGCGCGTTGTTGGCGGTGATGCCGCCGATGATGAAGGCCGAGATGGAAGGCATGTCGGGCGGCAATGACCTCGCGCTCGGCACAGACTTTGCCGACATGGCGATGGGGACGATCTCGTCCGATCCGGTCGAGGACATGGCCGAGACGCTCACGCCCGAAACCCCCGCGCCGGTGCAGGCGGTCACGCCCGAGACGGTCACGCCGGTCGCGCCCAGCGTGATCGAGTCCCTGCCCGAGCTGACCGCCGCCCTGCCGGTGGTGCCGCCGCTCGAGGCCGAGCCGGTGCTGCCGCTCGCCCCGACCGAGCAGGTCCGGCCCGAGGACCAGCCCGAGCCCGAGCTTCTGGAGGCGCAGCCTCCCGAAGTCGCCGAAACGCCGGAACCCGAGGTCGCGGAGCCGCTCCGGCCCGAGCCCGAAATGCTCGCCGCCGAGGCCCCCGAGGACGCGGCGATAGAGCCCGAGGAAGAGCCGGAAGAGGTCACCGAGACTGCGCCGGAAGAGTCCCCGCGCCCGAAGCAGCGCAGCCCCGAGCTGGCGCAGCGCCCGCAGGAACCGGACCCTGCGCCCCAGCCGGAGCGCAAGCCCGAGCCCGAGCCGCGCCAGCAGGCCGCGCGCCCGGCGGGCAATGCCGAGCAGAACGCCACCGCGGGGGCCGCGACTGGCCGCGCGGGCGGCAGTTCGGCGACGGCGGGCAGCGGCGGGCGCGCCAACGAGGCGGGCAATGCCGCGGTGAGCAACTACCCCGGGCAGGTGATGCGCAAGCTCTCGCGCGTGCCGCGGCCACGGGTCAACGCGCGCGGCGCGACGGTCATCGCCTTCAGCGTCTCGGGCAGCGGCGGGATCGCCGGCGTGTCGGTGGCGCAGAGCTCGGGCTCGGCAGCGCTCGACCAGGCGGCGCTCCGCGTGGTGCGCAGCGCCTCGCCCTTCCCCGCGCCTCCGGCCGGGGCGCAGACAAGCTTCACCGTCCAGATCAAGGGCCGGTAAGTCACCGCGCGGCGGGGCGATGCCCGGCCGCGCGCCCTGCGCTCAGAGCGCGATCACCTGGCGTGCCATGGCCAGCGCCAGTGCCTGCTCGGGCGCCACGACGCCCAGCTTGCGGCAGGCGCTGAAGAGGTGCCGGTCGACCTCGTCGGTCGTGAGGAAGAGCCGCTCGGCGATCTCGTGCACCAAGAGCCCGCTCGCGAGGTAGCTCAGCATGTCCCGCTCGCGCGGGTTCAGCCGCGACCAGGGCGAGGCGCAGATCCAGTCATGCGACTCGGCGTCCGCCGGCGGCAGGATCGCCTCGGTGAGCATGGCCGACACCGCCTGGAAGGCGCGCCGCGTCCCGGGGCCGTAAAGATCGTTCGGATCGTCGGCGCAGCCGAGCACGATGGTCCGCTCGGTCTCGCCCATGGTCCAGGTCTGGGTGACGAAATAGCGGTAGTCGTAATCGACAAGGCAGCCGTACATGTCCCGGCTGTGCCGCGACTGCGCCTTTGCAAGGTTGCAGCGCACGTCGACGAACTGGTGCGGCACGCCGGCCTTGGCCCCGGCGAGCACCGTGTCGACCTCGTAGAACCGGGCGTCGTGGTACTGCTGCAGCCACCTCGGGTCCATCGAACTGCGCAGCCAGGCAAGCTCGCGCGTGTCGCGCATGATTGCCCCGCAATTCAAGTCCTTGGCACCGATCTTTCGAGAAATTTGCACCGCGGCGTCCCAGACATCCTGCCCCGTTCGTGCTTCGGCAAGGCTGTCGGCGGTGTCGATCAAGAGCTTCGCAAAACGAGTCGAACTCATGGCACCCACGTGATTGTTTGCGTATCCCGCGGAGATGTGACCATGGGTAAGCTGCGAAAACCAGCGCGAAAGCCCGCTTTTGTAAGATTGCATAAGTTGTGGCGAAATTCCGCCGACCGGGCCGCGATGACCGGCGGGAGGGCACCGTCGCCGGTGCCGTTTGCCCGAAAGGGCTTCTAGCGCCTCAGCGGATGCCGAAGGTGAAGGCCATCTCGGCGCGCCGCAGCTCGCCGGGCCGCAGCACCGGGCTTTCCGCGCCCCAGCTTTCGGGCATGTTGATCGCGTCGGGCCAGATCTGCGGCTCGAGGCAGATCGCGTCGTGCCTGCGCGCGGCATAGCCACCCTTGGCCGGCACCGAGCCGTCGAGGAAGTTGCCGGTGTAGACCTGCAGCCCCGGCAGGTTGGTGGTCATCCGCATCAGCCGGCCGCTGATGGCGTCGTGCAGCTCGATCTCGCCGGGGTCGAGGCAGAGGCAATGGTCGTAGCCGTCAAGCGCGCCGGAGCGCACCGCGGTCAGCGGCAGCCGCCCCTCGCGGAAGTCGAAGGGGCTCGCGCCGACCGGCGCGAAACCGTTCGGGATGAGCCTCTCGTCCACCGTCAGGTAACGCGAGGCGGGCACCTTCAGCCGGTACTCGAGCGCCGAGCGCGGCCGGTCCGGCAGCGCCGAGAGCCCGGCGAGCGCGAAGAAGCTGTGGTTGGTCAGCGAGACCAGCGTCGGTGCCTCGGTCTCGGCCTCGTAGGTGATGCTGAGGCAGGGGCCCGCGGGCGTCTCGCGCAGCGCGTAGATGGCGCGGGCGGTCAGCGCGCCCGGAAAGCCCTGGTCCCCGGCGGGGCTCACCATCTCGAGCGTCACCGAGCAGTCGCCAAGTTCGGCCACCGCCCAGTTGCGCCGGTCGAACCCGTCGGGGCCGCCGTGCAGCGTGGTCTCGCCCTCGTTCTGCGCCAGCTGGTGCTGCCGCCCGTCGAGGGTGAACCGCCCGCCCGCGATGCGGTTCGCGACGCGCCCCACCGAGGCGCCGTAGAACATGCGGTGATCGAGGTATCCCTGCAGGTCGTCGAAGCCGAGCACGATGTCGTCCACCCGCCCCGCGCGATCGGGCACGCGCAGCGATTTCAGCGTCGCGCCGAAGGTGAGCACCTCGGCCGAGACTTCGCCCGCGCGCAGCACGATGCGCTCGACCGGCGTGCTCGATCGAACATGGCCGAAGGGATGGCGCTCAGGGATCGTCATGGAAGGCCTCGACACGGGACTGGGCGCCCAGCAGGAAGGCATCGGCCACCAGCTTCAGCGGCGCAAGGTCGACATCGGACTCGCCCGCCGCGATGAGCTCGGCGAAGCGGGCGTAAAGGCGGCGATACTCGCGGTCCTCGGCCGAGATCCGCGCCTCGCCGCCGACGAAGAGCTTTGCGCCGCCTTCGCGCAGCAGCACTTCGGGACCATCGGACTCCACGCGGATGTCCCAGGTCTGCGGGCCGGTCTGGCGCCAGTCGAACTCGGCCGACACGGGCGCGCCCGAGGCGGTCTGCATGTCGAGCCTGGCGGCGATCGGCGCCTGCTTGTTCCCGGGTACCTCGAGATGCGCCGCGACCGGATGCACCGGCTCGGGCAGGATGCGGGTGAGGATCGAGAGCGCGTTGATGCCCGGATCGAAGACGCCGAGACCGCCCGGCTGCCAGATCCATTCCTGCCCCGGGTGCCAGTGGCGCACGTCTTCCTTCCAGGTGATAGTGACGCGCTTGATCGTGGCGCCCGCGAGCAGGTCGCGCGCGTCCTCGACCGCCGCCGCCTCGCGCGAGTGCCAGGTGGCGAAGAGCGTGACGCCCTTGTCGCGCGCCAGCCGGGCGAGCCCCTCGACCTCGGAAACGCTCGCCCCGGGCGGCTTTTCCAGCATCACGTGCTTGCCCGCGCGGATCGCCGCGACGGCCTGCGCAAAGCGGCCCTGTGGTGGAGTGCAGAGCGAGATCGCCTGCAGGCCCGGCTCCTTCGCCAGCATCTCGTCCACGTCGTGGTAGGACGGCAAGGTCTCGTGCCCGGCGTGGCGGCTCGCGATGGCGGCAAGGCGCAGCGCGGGCACCTCCTCGAGCGAGGGCAGGTGCTGGTTGCGCGCAATGGTGCCGAGGCCGACGAGGCCCAGCTGGATCGGATCGCTCATCAGGCGTCTCCCGTGTCGAGTTTGAAGGCGGGTTCCGCCTTGCCCTGCCCCGCGCCCGGCTGGGCAAAGAGCGCCCCGGATAGCGGCGCCTCCGCCAGCGCCCCGGCGCCGAGGCCCTGCGTCGCGCTGGTGCAGTAGAGCGTGGTGAACTCCGGCCCGCCGAAGGCCGGGCAGGTGGCGTGCGGCGCGGCAAGCTCGTGGCGCGCGCCCAGCGTGCCGTCGGGCGAGACCTCGATCACCGCGCCCGCGCCCCAGAGCGCCACCCAGAGGGTGCCCGCCGCATCTGTGACCGCGCCGTCGGGGCTGAGCCCGGCATGGGTGAAGTCGACGAAGACCTCGGGCGCATCGGTGGGCCAGCCGGCCTTGTCCAGCGGCACCCGGAAGAGCAGCCGCGCGTCGGTGTCGGCAAAGTAGCCGCAGCCGCGTCCCTCGTCGAAGCAGAGCGCGTTGGGGATCGAGATGCCGTCGGCAATCTTGCGCAGCTCGCCGCCGAAATAGCGGTAGATCGCCCCAGCGCCCGGCTCGGCGTTCTTGCCCATGGTGCCGATCCAGAACCCGCCCCAGGGATCGGCCCGCCCGTCGTTCGACCGCGTGGCGGGGTTGTCCGCCTCGAGATCCGCGAGGTGCCCGAAGTCGCCGGTGCCGACGTCATAGGTCCAGAGCCCGGTCTCCGAGGCGACCAGCAGGTGGTCGTGGTCGATCCAGGCGGCGGCCGAGCACATCTCGGTCAGCGGCACGGCGCGGGTGTGGCCGGTGGCCGGGTGGTGCGACAGCAGCCGCTTCCCGGTGATGTCGAACCAGAACAGCTCCTCGCGCAGGGGGTGCCAGAGCACCCCCTCCCCAAGCTCGCAGATCCTGTGATCGAGCACGTCCATCAGTGGCTGTCCTTGCCCACGTCGTTGCCCCGGCAGCCCTTGAGGAAGTCGAGGTCGGCGCCGGTGTCGGCACCCTCGACATGGCTCTGGTGCAGCCAGGCGTAGCCGGAGCCGGGCAGGTCATGCGTCGGCTTCCAGGCGGCGAGCCGGGCTTCCAGCTCGGCCTCGGGGATATCGAGGTGCAGGCGGCGGCTCGGCACGTCGAGCTCGATCATGTCGCCGTTCTGCACGACCGCCAGCGGACCGCCCGCGGCGGCCTCGGGCGAGGTGTGCAGGATCACCGTGCCATAGGCGGTGCCCGACATGCGCGCATCGGAGATGCGGATCATGTCGGTGATGCCCTTCTTCAGCACCTTGGGCGGCAGGCCCATGTTGCCGACCTCGGCCATGCCCGGGTAGCCCTTGGGCCCGCAGTTCTTCAGCACCATGATGCAGGTCTCGTCGATGTCGAGCGCCTCGTCGTTGATCTTGGCCTTGTAGTCGTCGATGTCCTCGAAGACGACGGCGCGGCCGCGGTGCTGGAGCAGGTGCTCCGATGCCGCCGAGGGCTTCAGCACCGCGCCCTTGGGCGCGAGGTTGCCCTTCAACACGGCGATGCCGCCCTGCTTGGTCAGCGCCTTCTCGAAGGGCAGGATGACGTCCTCGTTGTGGTTCACCACGTCCTTGACCTCGTCCCAGATGCTCTTGCCCGAGACGGTGAGCGCGTCCTTGTGCAGCTGGCCGCTTTCGCCGAGGCGCTTCAGCACCACCGGCAGGCCGCCGGCGTAGAAGAACTCTTCCATGAGGTACTTGCCCGAGGGCATCAGGTTCACGATGGTCGCCACGTCGCGGCCGCAGCGGTCCCAGTCGTCGAGCGTCAGGTCGATGCCGACCCGGCCCGCCAGCGCCAGCATGTGGATCACCGCGTTGGTCGAGCCGCCGATCGCGCCGTTGGTGCGGATGGCGTTCTCGAAGGCTTCCTTGGTGAGGATGTCCGACGGCTTCAGGTCGTCCTTGACCATCTGCACGATGCGGCGGCCAGAAAGTTGCGCCATCACGCGGCGGCGGCTGTCCACCGCCGGGATCGCGGCATTGCCGGAAAGCGCCATGCCGAGCGCCTCGGCCATCGAGGCCATGGAAGACGCCGTGCCCATGGTGTTGCAGGTGCCCGAGGAGCGGGACATCGACTGCTCCGCCTCGAGAAACTCCTCCTGCGTCATCTCGCCGGCCTTCACCATCTCGGAGAACTTCCAGAGGTGCGTGCCCGACCCGACGCGCTCGCCCTGGAAATAGCCGTTCAGCATCGGCCCGCCGGTCACCACGATCGACGGCACGTCACACGAAGCGGCGGCCATCATCAGCGAGGGTGTGGTCTTGTCGCAGCCGACCATCAGCACCGCGCCGTCGATCGGCTGGCCGCGCAGGGTCTCTTCGATGGCCAGCGCCGCGAGGTTGCGGAACATCATCGCCGTGGGGCGGAAGGTGTTCTCGGACGCCGAGAACACCGGCACCTCGACCGGGAAGCCGCCGGCCTCCCAGACACCCGCCTTCACCTTTTCCGCCAGCTCGCGCAGGTGGCCGTTGCAGGGGGTGAGGTCGGACCAGGTGTTGAGGATGCCGATGATCGGCCGCCCGTCGAACAGGTCATGCGGGTAGCCCTGGTTCTTCAGCCAGCCCCGGTGGTAGATCGTGTCGCGCGAATTGCCCGAGTACCAATGCGTCGAGCGCAGCTTGCGGGGCCAGGGGGCGGGGGTGAAATCCTTGACGGACATGGGTGGCTCCAGAGCGGCTGTAGTGGGGGCCGAGCGCGCGGCTCAGCCCTGTTTCGATTTGTTGTAGACGTCGAAGATCACGGCGGCGAGCAGCACAAGCCCCTTGATCATCTGCTGGTAGTCGATGCCGATGCCCATGATCGACATGCCGTTGTTCATCACGCCCATGATGAAGGCGCCGACCACGGCTCCGACGATCTTGCCCGAGCCGCCGGCCATCGACGCGCCGCCGATGAACACGGCCGCGATCACGTCGAGCTCGATGCCGAAGCCGGCCTTGGGGGTCGCGGTGTTGAGCCGCGCGGCGAAGACGAGCCCCGCCAGCGCCGCCAGCACGCCCATGTTGACGAAGGCGAGGAAGGTCAGGCGCTCGGTCTTGATGCCCGAGAGCTTCGCCGCCTTGCGGTTGCCGCCGAGCGCGTAGACGCGGCGGCCGATCACCGTCTTCTGGGTGATGAAGGCGTAGATGACGATCAGCACGCCCATGGTGACGAGCACGTTGGGCAGGCCCCGGAAGGTGGCGATCTTGAAGGTCAGGAACAGCAGCGCGCCGCAGACGATCAGGTTGCGGATCCAGAAGAAGTTCGCGGGCTCGCCCTCGATGCCGTAGGACTTGTCGCGGGCGCGCTCGCGCAGGCCGAGCCAGACGATGGTCACGGCGGCGATGATGCCGAACCCCATGGCCAGCAGGTTGAAGCTGCGCGAGCCGGCCAGCGCGGCGAGGCCGGCGGTCATCGAGGCCGGGAAGATGTCGGGCACGAAGCCGGTCGAGAGCATCTGGAAGCTCTGCGGGAACGGGCCCACCGACTGGCCCTGCAGCAGCCAGAGCGAGGCGCCGCGGAACACCAGCATCCCCGCCAGCGTCACGATGAACGAGGGGATCGACCAGTAGGCCACCCAGTAGCCCTGCGCCGCGCCGATCAGCGCCCCGACCCCGAGGCAGATCAGGATCGTC
The window above is part of the Salipiger sp. H15 genome. Proteins encoded here:
- a CDS encoding aldose epimerase family protein produces the protein MTIPERHPFGHVRSSTPVERIVLRAGEVSAEVLTFGATLKSLRVPDRAGRVDDIVLGFDDLQGYLDHRMFYGASVGRVANRIAGGRFTLDGRQHQLAQNEGETTLHGGPDGFDRRNWAVAELGDCSVTLEMVSPAGDQGFPGALTARAIYALRETPAGPCLSITYEAETEAPTLVSLTNHSFFALAGLSALPDRPRSALEYRLKVPASRYLTVDERLIPNGFAPVGASPFDFREGRLPLTAVRSGALDGYDHCLCLDPGEIELHDAISGRLMRMTTNLPGLQVYTGNFLDGSVPAKGGYAARRHDAICLEPQIWPDAINMPESWGAESPVLRPGELRRAEMAFTFGIR
- a CDS encoding SMP-30/gluconolactonase/LRE family protein; translated protein: MDVLDHRICELGEGVLWHPLREELFWFDITGKRLLSHHPATGHTRAVPLTEMCSAAAWIDHDHLLVASETGLWTYDVGTGDFGHLADLEADNPATRSNDGRADPWGGFWIGTMGKNAEPGAGAIYRYFGGELRKIADGISIPNALCFDEGRGCGYFADTDARLLFRVPLDKAGWPTDAPEVFVDFTHAGLSPDGAVTDAAGTLWVALWGAGAVIEVSPDGTLGARHELAAPHATCPAFGGPEFTTLYCTSATQGLGAGALAEAPLSGALFAQPGAGQGKAEPAFKLDTGDA
- a CDS encoding biopolymer transporter ExbD, coding for MRKIRRRRKLSMTSLIDVIFLLLLFFMLTSTFTRFAEVELAAAGSGAKATDARPLFLQLAPESVRLNGAELTLEDLPAKLAETRGEAAEGEAPQPLIVALRGEVSAQRLTDLLVALRGVSGFRATVLGAS
- a CDS encoding DMT family transporter, which encodes MAARTSSSPGVRPPHPLEICAALCAGALLTLMLLSNGMMAAHTTPIFASLTAHGVGSVVAVVLLLALRLRTPAARPGERMRAPLWAYLGGISGALTVVVSTVVVNSSLALTGTMALGLAGQVVLALLFDCFGALGMERRLPRRNDLMALAAIIAGTLLIIFARGAGQ
- a CDS encoding Gfo/Idh/MocA family oxidoreductase, with product MSDPIQLGLVGLGTIARNQHLPSLEEVPALRLAAIASRHAGHETLPSYHDVDEMLAKEPGLQAISLCTPPQGRFAQAVAAIRAGKHVMLEKPPGASVSEVEGLARLARDKGVTLFATWHSREAAAVEDARDLLAGATIKRVTITWKEDVRHWHPGQEWIWQPGGLGVFDPGINALSILTRILPEPVHPVAAHLEVPGNKQAPIAARLDMQTASGAPVSAEFDWRQTGPQTWDIRVESDGPEVLLREGGAKLFVGGEARISAEDREYRRLYARFAELIAAGESDVDLAPLKLVADAFLLGAQSRVEAFHDDP
- a CDS encoding TonB family protein, whose product is MIASSRKVKLAAAVLALSAHGGALLAVMPPMMKAEMEGMSGGNDLALGTDFADMAMGTISSDPVEDMAETLTPETPAPVQAVTPETVTPVAPSVIESLPELTAALPVVPPLEAEPVLPLAPTEQVRPEDQPEPELLEAQPPEVAETPEPEVAEPLRPEPEMLAAEAPEDAAIEPEEEPEEVTETAPEESPRPKQRSPELAQRPQEPDPAPQPERKPEPEPRQQAARPAGNAEQNATAGAATGRAGGSSATAGSGGRANEAGNAAVSNYPGQVMRKLSRVPRPRVNARGATVIAFSVSGSGGIAGVSVAQSSGSAALDQAALRVVRSASPFPAPPAGAQTSFTVQIKGR
- a CDS encoding DMT family transporter — protein: MIGLILLGLLSGMLVTLSRQLNGRLALSTTPMQSSFWNHFVGFAVLVPCALIAGSLWPAEAATAPWFAWVGGAIGVVFVASGSWLIPRLGAALTGGLLVAGQMLSSVALDLLRGADASLPMQLAGVALILLGVFLSRR
- a CDS encoding AMP-binding protein, which gives rise to MSIPQQIWPEDFARRYEDKGYWRGETFGQMLDRLDADFGPRLALVAGEARWSYAELARRARIAAEGFAGLGLAPGTRVLVQLPNRAEFLVVVFGLFYAGLVPVYALPAHRETEVLHLAASSGARAYVVADRHDGFDYLPLARRVLAEVPDVAHVIVAGEAAEFTAFDSLGGEGLTAPVPRNPRDVAFLQISGGSTGLPKLIPRTHDDYLYSVRGSAEICGLTKDSVYLCALPAAHNFPMSSPGYLGTLHAGGTVVMAPNPQPEVAFRLIAEHGVTITGLVPPLALLWMQAAPRSKHDLSSLQVLGVGGAKFIPEAAAKVRPVLGCTLQQVFGMAEGLVNYTRLDDPEEIIITTQGRPISPDDEVLVLDDDGIPVPEGAPGNLYTRGPYTIHGYHEEPSANARSFTPDGFYRTGDVVRRLPGGYLEVRGRAGDHINRAGEKISAEEVEDHLIAHEGVFDAAVVSVPDRFLGEKTCAFVVRAEGEEVQSKDLKAFVRGRGIAEFKVPDQIVFVPAFETTAVGKVSRKALRAALKEKYLEKEKTA
- a CDS encoding helix-turn-helix transcriptional regulator — its product is MSSTRFAKLLIDTADSLAEARTGQDVWDAAVQISRKIGAKDLNCGAIMRDTRELAWLRSSMDPRWLQQYHDARFYEVDTVLAGAKAGVPHQFVDVRCNLAKAQSRHSRDMYGCLVDYDYRYFVTQTWTMGETERTIVLGCADDPNDLYGPGTRRAFQAVSAMLTEAILPPADAESHDWICASPWSRLNPRERDMLSYLASGLLVHEIAERLFLTTDEVDRHLFSACRKLGVVAPEQALALAMARQVIAL
- a CDS encoding biopolymer transporter ExbD, which codes for MRRRKQKTEREPTIALINIVFLMLVFFLVAGTISRPLDPALKLVHTADLEGAAPADALVVNADGSMSVRGRAIERPEEFLEALGPEAMTLARIVPDQDLPAARLVEIGRALRAAGAEKVMIVTERGLE
- a CDS encoding MotA/TolQ/ExbB proton channel family protein; this encodes MIDMILDGLRRIADLGGPVVLLLVAISLLTLAVIFYKLWQFSASGVGRHAALREAVNAWDRGDRTGAREALNRSRSYLRPVIDMAMSGQTDPARLEAEAETRFARLEKGFRLLDSVSQLAPLLGLFGTVLGMISAFQSLQDAGSQVDPSILAGGIWVALLTTAVGLVVAMPTAVILSWFEARMESERVLAERAVHTILSPTGSGAAPAQAEGAARHA